In Amycolatopsis coloradensis, one genomic interval encodes:
- a CDS encoding ribose-phosphate diphosphokinase — MREDIAVFSGSAHPELAEEICAHLGVPLHPVKVQRFANDCLEVQLEANCRERDVFLIQPLVRPVQEHLVELLLMLDAARGASAKRITVVMPHYSYARSDKKDAPRISIGGRLVADLMATAGADRVLAMTLHSPQVHGFFSVPVDHLHALQELAKHFRQYDLSATTVVSPDLGNAKEAAHFARLLGVQVAAGAKQRFADDRVEISSVIGEITGRDVIVLDDEIAKGSTVIELLTKLRELKPRSIRVACTHGLFSSGALERIGSQPDVLEVVCTNTVPIPPEEQSPKLRVLSIAPALAEAMRRIHNGESVSALFETA; from the coding sequence TTGCGCGAGGACATCGCGGTCTTCAGCGGCAGCGCACATCCCGAGCTCGCCGAAGAGATCTGCGCCCATCTCGGCGTTCCCCTGCATCCTGTGAAGGTGCAGCGATTCGCCAACGACTGTCTCGAAGTCCAGCTCGAAGCGAATTGCCGCGAGCGCGACGTCTTCCTGATCCAGCCGCTGGTGCGGCCGGTGCAGGAACATCTCGTCGAACTGCTGCTGATGCTGGACGCCGCGCGGGGCGCGTCGGCCAAGCGGATCACCGTCGTCATGCCGCACTACTCGTACGCCCGCTCGGACAAGAAGGACGCGCCGCGGATCTCGATCGGCGGCCGTCTCGTCGCCGACCTGATGGCGACCGCCGGCGCCGACCGGGTTCTCGCGATGACGCTGCATTCGCCGCAGGTGCACGGCTTCTTCAGCGTTCCGGTCGATCACCTGCACGCGTTGCAGGAGCTGGCGAAGCACTTCCGCCAGTACGACCTCTCCGCGACCACCGTCGTTTCGCCGGATCTCGGCAACGCCAAGGAGGCCGCGCATTTCGCCCGGCTGCTCGGCGTTCAGGTCGCCGCCGGCGCGAAGCAGCGCTTCGCCGACGACAGGGTCGAGATCAGCTCGGTGATCGGCGAGATCACTGGCCGCGACGTGATCGTCCTCGACGACGAGATCGCCAAGGGCAGCACGGTGATCGAGCTGCTCACCAAACTGCGCGAGCTGAAGCCGCGCTCGATCCGAGTCGCCTGCACGCACGGCCTTTTCTCCAGCGGCGCGCTCGAACGGATCGGCAGCCAGCCCGACGTGCTGGAGGTCGTCTGCACGAACACGGTGCCGATCCCGCCGGAGGAGCAGAGCCCGAAGCTGCGAGTCCTGTCGATCGCGCCCGCGCTGGCGGAGGCGATGCGGAGGATCCACAACGGCGAGTCGGTCAGCGCCTTGTTCGAAACGGCTTAA
- a CDS encoding NAD(P)H-binding protein, which produces MRVVIAGGHGQIALKLEKLLSARGDQAVGIVRNPGHIADLEAAGAEAVVLDLEKSDVDAVAKMLDGADAAVFAAGAGPGSGTARKDTVDRAAAELFAAASERAGVRRHVQVGSMGADKWETADVPDDFRIYLKAKKAAEDDLRARDLDWTILRPGQLTDDEGTGKVLIAESTGRGPIPRQDVAAILVALLDAPSTAGRVLEAISGDTAISQAFSAL; this is translated from the coding sequence ATGCGAGTAGTCATTGCGGGTGGACACGGACAGATCGCGCTGAAACTGGAGAAACTGCTCTCCGCACGCGGTGATCAGGCGGTGGGGATCGTGCGCAACCCCGGCCACATCGCCGATCTCGAGGCGGCAGGCGCCGAGGCGGTCGTCCTCGATCTGGAAAAGTCCGATGTGGACGCCGTCGCCAAGATGCTCGACGGTGCCGACGCCGCCGTCTTCGCGGCGGGCGCCGGGCCGGGCAGCGGCACCGCCCGCAAGGACACTGTGGACAGAGCGGCCGCGGAACTCTTCGCGGCAGCCTCCGAGCGGGCGGGCGTCCGGCGGCATGTCCAGGTCGGCTCCATGGGTGCGGACAAATGGGAGACCGCGGACGTCCCGGACGATTTCCGGATCTACCTCAAGGCGAAGAAAGCGGCCGAAGACGATCTGCGCGCCCGCGATCTCGACTGGACGATCCTTCGACCGGGCCAGCTCACCGACGACGAGGGCACCGGCAAGGTCCTGATCGCCGAATCCACCGGACGCGGGCCCATTCCCCGGCAGGACGTCGCCGCGATTCTCGTCGCGCTGCTCGACGCCCCGTCGACGGCGGGCCGCGTTCTCGAAGCGATCTCGGGTGATACTGCTATCTCTCAGGCCTTTTCCGCTCTGTGA
- a CDS encoding serine/threonine-protein kinase, whose protein sequence is MELNDEWRLSGFTELEQLGTGTFGRVVLARQDTTGHLVAIKYLFSRFAADPAHLAAFRQEALALHRVSSPHVVKLHEFFETPQGAAIVMEAINGVSLRSVLQAEGTLEPEAALAVLKGSLLGLAAAHSAHVVHRDYKPANVLVADTGESKLVDFGTAVLAGERGPSVGTPAYMAPEQWSGGQATPATDVYAATCVFFQCVAGHRPYQADDTEVLRTLHEHAPIPFGEVPQPVHEIVALGMAKDPSKRPVDALMFVSELERVARAGYGDEWERKGWSRLAKAAGVLAAATPLVLLSAGTAAAPGVAAAGTGAAAASTGGIAAGLKIAIGVVAATAAVVGSVVVFSDASTPPPSPPTTQQAVALKVAMKTRTGTVPGTNIAYSGDHPEVTGSTDKAWLKRVNDALTAPIDDWNRKTGPGAAKLEPERGPYKLLTKADVRSQNERYLSVRYTHDLANKPHSTWGNGRAAVTIDLKEGKALTPAELFAPGKFSDDGLRTLAELLWPDKQQCGAVSSTFPYQPLKTADLAEEPKVWLAFTPAVVEVTVDLNLLGFATACGVQDYTLPYDKLSGLLNPELVEGVTGGKPLKGTSSAPPAPGVTDVSAGALTLHLPQGWSVVSQGLEKVLVDPGCPDPKKYFNCKYVLLTDNTQQSAEQPPYRPGEFYRRSAGGRACNAAGRKDLRQEGDAVRTVSTTAPVGGTSATYEEWTIQCVPRGQTGGSGETQVTQRIWFVADRQIVVMDEWRTPGVEELLRTATIS, encoded by the coding sequence GTGGAACTGAACGACGAGTGGAGACTGTCCGGCTTCACCGAGCTGGAGCAGCTGGGCACGGGCACCTTCGGCCGCGTGGTGCTCGCACGCCAGGACACCACCGGCCACCTCGTCGCGATCAAGTACCTCTTCTCCCGCTTCGCCGCGGACCCCGCGCATCTCGCCGCGTTCCGGCAGGAAGCCCTGGCGCTGCACCGGGTGTCGAGCCCGCACGTCGTGAAACTGCACGAGTTCTTCGAGACGCCGCAGGGCGCGGCGATCGTCATGGAGGCGATCAACGGCGTCTCCCTGCGTTCGGTGCTCCAGGCCGAAGGCACACTCGAACCCGAGGCCGCCCTCGCGGTTCTGAAGGGTTCGCTGCTCGGCCTGGCCGCGGCGCATTCCGCCCACGTCGTCCACCGGGACTACAAACCGGCCAACGTCCTCGTCGCCGACACCGGCGAGAGCAAGCTGGTCGACTTCGGCACGGCCGTCCTGGCGGGGGAACGCGGCCCGTCCGTCGGCACGCCCGCGTACATGGCTCCCGAGCAGTGGTCGGGCGGACAGGCCACGCCCGCGACCGACGTCTACGCCGCGACCTGCGTGTTCTTCCAGTGCGTCGCCGGGCACCGGCCCTACCAGGCCGACGACACCGAAGTGCTCCGCACGCTGCACGAACACGCGCCCATCCCGTTCGGCGAAGTCCCCCAGCCGGTGCACGAGATCGTCGCGCTGGGAATGGCGAAGGACCCGTCGAAACGACCGGTCGACGCGCTCATGTTCGTCAGTGAACTGGAACGCGTCGCCCGCGCGGGCTACGGCGACGAATGGGAGCGCAAGGGCTGGTCACGGCTGGCGAAGGCGGCGGGTGTGCTCGCCGCGGCGACCCCGTTGGTCCTGCTCAGTGCCGGTACGGCGGCCGCGCCCGGGGTCGCCGCCGCCGGGACGGGCGCGGCGGCCGCGTCCACCGGCGGGATCGCGGCAGGGCTGAAGATCGCCATCGGTGTCGTCGCGGCGACGGCCGCCGTGGTCGGCTCGGTGGTCGTCTTCTCCGACGCGAGCACGCCGCCGCCGTCTCCGCCGACCACGCAACAGGCCGTCGCGCTCAAGGTCGCCATGAAGACCCGGACCGGAACCGTGCCCGGGACGAACATCGCGTACAGCGGGGATCACCCCGAGGTGACCGGGTCCACCGATAAGGCCTGGCTGAAGCGCGTCAACGACGCACTGACGGCGCCGATCGACGACTGGAACCGCAAGACCGGCCCGGGCGCCGCCAAGCTGGAGCCGGAACGCGGCCCGTACAAGCTCCTCACGAAGGCCGACGTGCGCTCGCAGAACGAGCGGTACCTTTCGGTGCGCTACACGCACGATCTCGCGAACAAACCGCATTCGACCTGGGGAAATGGTCGTGCCGCGGTGACCATCGACCTGAAGGAGGGCAAGGCGCTCACTCCCGCCGAGCTGTTCGCCCCCGGGAAGTTCAGCGACGACGGGCTGCGGACCCTCGCCGAACTGCTCTGGCCCGACAAACAGCAGTGCGGTGCGGTCAGCAGCACCTTCCCGTACCAGCCCCTCAAGACGGCCGATCTCGCCGAAGAGCCGAAGGTGTGGCTCGCGTTCACCCCGGCGGTCGTCGAGGTGACCGTCGACCTCAACTTGCTCGGCTTCGCCACCGCCTGCGGAGTCCAGGACTACACGCTGCCGTACGACAAGCTGAGCGGTCTCCTGAACCCGGAGCTCGTCGAGGGCGTGACCGGCGGAAAACCGCTGAAGGGAACTTCGTCCGCTCCGCCCGCGCCGGGAGTCACCGACGTCTCGGCGGGCGCGCTGACGCTGCATCTGCCGCAGGGCTGGTCCGTGGTCTCGCAGGGGCTGGAGAAGGTGCTCGTCGATCCGGGCTGCCCGGACCCCAAGAAGTACTTCAACTGCAAGTACGTCCTGCTCACGGACAACACTCAGCAGTCGGCGGAACAGCCGCCGTACCGGCCCGGTGAGTTCTATCGGCGCAGCGCGGGCGGCCGGGCCTGCAACGCCGCCGGGCGAAAGGACCTCCGCCAAGAGGGTGACGCCGTGCGGACGGTTTCCACCACCGCACCGGTGGGCGGGACATCGGCGACCTACGAGGAGTGGACGATCCAGTGTGTTCCTCGTGGACAGACGGGTGGAAGCGGCGAGACGCAAGTGACTCAGCGGATCTGGTTCGTTGCGGACAGGCAAATCGTGGTGATGGACGAGTGGCGGACACCGGGCGTCGAAGAACTCCTCCGCACCGCGACGATCTCGTGA
- a CDS encoding serine/threonine-protein kinase, with the protein MDDWALPGFTEMGSLGEGGFGRVVLARHDESAQVVAIKYLYARFAADPRRLAEFRHEAQILSRVSGPHIARLHQFVETPQGAAIIMEAVHGISLKEILGRQEKLEPEAALAILKGSLLGLAGAHAAGTVHRDYKPANVLVTREGQSKLVDFGIAVLAGQTGVAAGTPAYMAPEQWAGGIATPATDVYAATCVFFQCVAGHRPYEAEQTEVLRTLHEYAPIPFGEVPEPVRDLIARGMAKDAAQRPSGAAEFVTELEASARKAYGEDWERNGWHWLAKGAGVLVALSPLALLGAGTAAAPVIAGGGVAATTGGGIALGLKVTAAVAAVTAAAVGTVVVVNADGDEAPPQTTTVAAMKVDLLTRTEKLDGFDYNGKYVRISGLKDKAAEERVNKALMAPIDGWLAGFWPDSYPPQREPDGDIPHMKTEAEILRQDDKLLSVVYKRSIDSVQFGNHGGFSIRPVVIDLTKGEPIPTARLFDNVDGTADRMLMLEDMLFDAARPGDCLADAPSSPEHLPARAMSDPWSVTGDTVLQAAPTANGMTFYVYGSVLGYPRVCDPTQVTVEFRHLLHLLSPGVVNLLGGTQGQRTKVDNVGAFTITTPEKWSLLSGAPIERYLVTADQCAGGGTQPFHCAGVVFSDNSRADPATPPYEPGKPYNRSTGPRPCHSIGAPGETQGAPTLQMKELRPVGTKRAAYEEWRLTCSGGGTVTQRVWFLPKTRLVIVDEWNTPGLDKILEEAQWN; encoded by the coding sequence GTGGACGACTGGGCCTTGCCGGGTTTCACCGAGATGGGGTCGCTGGGCGAAGGGGGATTCGGCCGGGTCGTGCTGGCTCGCCACGACGAATCCGCGCAGGTCGTGGCCATCAAGTACCTGTACGCGCGGTTCGCGGCAGACCCGCGGCGGCTGGCCGAATTCCGCCACGAGGCGCAGATCCTGAGCCGCGTTTCGGGACCCCACATCGCCCGTCTGCACCAGTTCGTGGAGACCCCGCAAGGGGCCGCGATCATCATGGAAGCCGTTCACGGAATCTCCCTGAAAGAGATCCTCGGCCGCCAGGAGAAGCTCGAACCCGAAGCCGCGCTGGCCATCCTCAAGGGCTCGCTGCTCGGTCTCGCCGGCGCGCACGCCGCGGGCACCGTCCACCGCGACTACAAACCGGCCAACGTCCTGGTCACCCGGGAGGGGCAGAGCAAGCTCGTCGACTTCGGCATCGCCGTGCTCGCCGGGCAGACCGGGGTCGCCGCGGGCACACCCGCGTACATGGCGCCCGAGCAGTGGGCGGGCGGCATCGCCACGCCCGCGACCGACGTCTACGCCGCGACCTGCGTGTTCTTCCAGTGCGTCGCCGGGCACCGGCCGTACGAGGCCGAACAGACCGAAGTGCTGCGCACGCTGCACGAATACGCCCCGATCCCGTTCGGCGAGGTCCCCGAACCGGTCCGCGACCTCATCGCGCGCGGCATGGCGAAGGACGCCGCCCAGCGGCCGTCGGGCGCGGCCGAATTCGTCACCGAACTGGAGGCGTCCGCCAGGAAGGCGTACGGCGAGGACTGGGAGCGCAACGGCTGGCACTGGCTCGCCAAAGGCGCCGGTGTCCTGGTCGCCCTGTCCCCGTTGGCCCTGCTCGGTGCCGGGACGGCCGCGGCACCGGTCATCGCGGGCGGCGGGGTCGCGGCCACCACCGGTGGCGGGATCGCGCTCGGTCTCAAGGTGACGGCCGCGGTCGCCGCCGTCACCGCGGCCGCCGTCGGCACGGTCGTCGTGGTCAACGCCGACGGTGACGAAGCGCCGCCTCAGACGACGACCGTCGCCGCGATGAAGGTCGACCTCCTCACCCGCACCGAAAAGCTCGACGGCTTCGACTACAACGGCAAGTACGTCCGGATCAGCGGGCTGAAGGACAAGGCCGCCGAAGAACGGGTCAACAAGGCGCTGATGGCGCCGATCGACGGGTGGCTCGCGGGCTTCTGGCCCGACAGCTACCCGCCCCAGCGGGAACCCGACGGCGACATCCCGCATATGAAGACCGAAGCCGAGATCCTGCGCCAGGACGACAAGCTGCTCTCGGTCGTCTACAAACGCTCGATCGACTCCGTCCAGTTCGGCAACCACGGCGGGTTCAGCATCCGTCCTGTCGTCATCGACCTGACGAAGGGCGAGCCGATCCCCACCGCGCGGCTCTTCGACAACGTCGACGGCACCGCCGACCGGATGCTCATGCTCGAAGACATGCTCTTCGACGCCGCCAGGCCGGGTGACTGCCTCGCCGACGCGCCGAGCTCGCCCGAGCACCTGCCGGCCCGCGCGATGTCGGATCCGTGGTCCGTCACCGGCGACACCGTGCTGCAAGCGGCACCGACCGCGAACGGGATGACGTTCTACGTCTACGGATCCGTGCTCGGCTACCCCCGTGTCTGCGACCCGACCCAGGTCACCGTCGAATTCCGCCACCTCCTCCACCTGCTGAGCCCGGGGGTCGTGAACCTGCTCGGCGGCACGCAGGGGCAACGCACCAAAGTGGACAACGTCGGCGCCTTCACCATCACCACTCCGGAAAAGTGGTCGCTGCTCTCCGGCGCCCCCATCGAGCGCTACCTGGTGACCGCCGACCAGTGCGCGGGAGGCGGGACGCAGCCGTTCCACTGCGCGGGCGTCGTCTTCAGCGACAACTCGCGGGCCGACCCGGCCACGCCGCCGTATGAACCAGGCAAGCCGTACAACCGTTCGACCGGCCCGCGTCCGTGCCATTCCATCGGCGCACCCGGTGAGACCCAGGGAGCACCTACCCTCCAGATGAAGGAACTTCGCCCGGTCGGGACGAAGCGGGCAGCCTACGAAGAGTGGCGGCTCACGTGTTCTGGCGGCGGCACGGTCACCCAGCGGGTCTGGTTCCTGCCGAAAACACGGCTCGTGATCGTCGACGAGTGGAACACTCCAGGCCTCGACAAGATTCTGGAAGAGGCGCAGTGGAACTGA
- a CDS encoding CoA ester lyase encodes MRSPKDFFAPLAVGAPEPLRQIPVPPSRMIHFFDPSNEKMAAKVPDIAKKVDVLLGNLEDAVRADRKEAARNGLVSIAKSTDFGKTQLWTRVNSLDSPWVLDDLITLVTEIGDKLDVIMVPKVEGAQDIHYVDRLLAQLEARAGLTKPLLVHAILETASGVANVEEIAGASPRMQGISLGPADLAASRRMKTTRVGGGHPGYLVRTDPTGEDLNEGRTTYQQDLWHYTVARMGDACAANGILPYYGPFGDIRDVVACEDQFRNAFLLGCVGAWSLHPVQIDIAKKVFSPSPEDVAWARRVIAAMGDGTGAVMIDGKMQDDASVKQCRVVAELADALAADDPELAAAYDAASSV; translated from the coding sequence ATGCGTTCGCCGAAGGATTTCTTCGCCCCGCTCGCGGTGGGAGCGCCGGAACCGCTCCGCCAGATCCCCGTGCCTCCTTCGCGGATGATCCACTTCTTCGATCCCAGCAACGAGAAGATGGCCGCCAAGGTCCCGGATATCGCCAAGAAGGTCGACGTCCTGCTCGGGAACCTCGAAGACGCCGTGCGCGCCGACCGCAAGGAGGCCGCGCGGAACGGGCTCGTCTCCATCGCGAAGTCGACCGACTTCGGCAAGACGCAGCTGTGGACCCGCGTCAACAGCCTCGACTCGCCGTGGGTGCTCGACGACCTGATCACGCTGGTCACCGAGATCGGCGACAAACTCGACGTGATCATGGTGCCGAAGGTCGAAGGCGCGCAGGACATCCACTACGTCGACCGGCTGCTCGCGCAGCTCGAGGCACGGGCAGGCCTGACGAAACCGCTGCTGGTGCACGCGATCCTGGAGACCGCCAGCGGCGTCGCGAACGTCGAGGAGATCGCGGGCGCGAGCCCCCGGATGCAGGGCATCTCGCTCGGCCCGGCCGACCTCGCCGCGAGCCGCCGGATGAAGACCACCCGGGTGGGTGGCGGGCACCCCGGTTACCTGGTGCGCACGGACCCCACCGGTGAAGACCTGAACGAGGGACGCACGACGTATCAGCAGGATCTGTGGCACTACACCGTCGCGCGGATGGGCGACGCCTGCGCGGCGAACGGGATCCTGCCGTACTACGGGCCGTTCGGCGACATCCGCGACGTCGTGGCCTGCGAAGACCAGTTCCGCAACGCGTTCCTGCTCGGCTGCGTGGGCGCCTGGAGCCTGCACCCGGTGCAGATCGACATCGCCAAGAAGGTGTTCTCGCCCTCGCCCGAGGACGTCGCCTGGGCACGGCGCGTGATCGCCGCGATGGGTGACGGCACCGGTGCGGTGATGATCGACGGGAAGATGCAGGACGACGCCTCGGTGAAGCAGTGCCGGGTGGTCGCCGAACTCGCGGACGCCCTCGCCGCCGACGATCCCGAACTCGCCGCCGCCTACGACGCGGCCAGCAGTGTTTGA
- a CDS encoding CoA ester lyase: protein MNPRRSVLYMPGANERALEKAKTLDADGLILDLEDAVAPDAKEAARERVCAAASSKEYGSREVTIRVNGLDTEWHDADLRAAAQAGPDAIVVPKVNSAAEVHNIERALELGGAPDHTKIWAMVETPVAMLHAEEIASASERLTVLVMGTNDLAKELHAEFVPGRAPLLGGLSLALLAARATGKAILDGVYNDVKDLEGFEAECVQGRQFGFDGKTLIHPAQLEPCNRIFAPSEEEITRSRRIIAAFEEAQAAGQGVVTVDGRMIENLHVDNARRILALAEAIGG, encoded by the coding sequence ATGAACCCCCGGCGTTCCGTCCTCTACATGCCCGGCGCGAACGAAAGAGCGCTCGAAAAGGCCAAGACGCTGGACGCGGACGGGCTGATCCTCGACCTCGAAGACGCCGTCGCGCCCGACGCGAAGGAAGCCGCACGTGAACGCGTTTGCGCGGCCGCGTCGTCGAAGGAGTACGGCTCGCGCGAGGTGACCATCCGCGTCAACGGCCTCGACACCGAATGGCACGACGCCGACCTCCGCGCCGCCGCGCAGGCCGGCCCGGACGCCATCGTGGTGCCGAAAGTCAACTCCGCCGCCGAGGTGCACAACATCGAGCGCGCGCTGGAGCTCGGCGGCGCGCCGGATCACACGAAGATCTGGGCGATGGTGGAGACGCCGGTCGCGATGCTGCACGCCGAGGAGATCGCGTCGGCGTCCGAACGGCTCACCGTGCTGGTCATGGGCACGAACGACCTGGCGAAGGAGCTGCACGCCGAGTTCGTCCCCGGCCGCGCGCCCCTGCTGGGCGGGCTTTCGCTCGCGCTGCTGGCCGCGCGGGCGACCGGCAAGGCGATCCTCGACGGCGTCTACAACGACGTGAAGGACCTCGAAGGCTTCGAGGCGGAATGTGTGCAGGGACGTCAGTTCGGCTTCGACGGCAAGACGCTGATCCACCCGGCGCAGCTGGAGCCGTGCAACCGGATCTTCGCGCCGTCCGAGGAGGAGATCACGCGCTCGCGCAGGATCATCGCGGCGTTCGAGGAAGCACAGGCGGCCGGGCAGGGCGTCGTGACCGTGGACGGGCGGATGATCGAGAACCTGCACGTGGACAACGCGCGGCGGATCCTGGCGCTGGCCGAGGCGATCGGCGGCTAG
- a CDS encoding Abi family protein — protein sequence MPSARAGDWIETWLSKPRFAVYLQAANQDREQAVRLYEWNTAVSAAFHHDLCHLEVALRNAYDRALGHAVSAGTPHWVFQATTIFPSRWQKAANGTRYDVNETSRRLLAEAIKNATPKVKRPCAASASPSPGKVIAELSFGFWRYLSARRHHDPLWIPYLHLAFRAGADRRDVDKHVERLHRLRNRVAHHEPLLAVDLQGHRNDVQDLAALISPQVAAYITANSSCTSLSAARPG from the coding sequence GTGCCCAGCGCTCGCGCGGGGGATTGGATCGAGACCTGGCTGTCGAAGCCGAGGTTCGCGGTCTACTTGCAAGCGGCGAACCAGGACCGAGAGCAGGCCGTGCGGTTGTACGAGTGGAACACGGCGGTATCCGCGGCGTTCCACCACGACCTGTGCCACCTGGAAGTGGCCCTGCGCAACGCCTACGACCGGGCATTGGGTCACGCCGTCTCGGCCGGGACGCCACACTGGGTCTTCCAGGCGACGACGATCTTCCCGTCGCGGTGGCAGAAGGCGGCGAACGGCACGCGGTACGACGTCAACGAGACGAGCCGGAGGTTGCTGGCCGAAGCCATCAAGAACGCGACCCCGAAGGTCAAACGTCCCTGTGCCGCGAGTGCGTCACCGTCGCCAGGAAAGGTGATCGCCGAGCTGAGTTTCGGCTTCTGGCGATATCTGTCCGCGAGACGTCACCACGACCCGCTGTGGATTCCTTACCTGCACCTGGCCTTTCGCGCCGGTGCCGATCGCCGTGACGTCGACAAGCACGTCGAGCGCTTGCACAGGCTTCGTAACCGAGTCGCTCATCATGAGCCGCTACTGGCCGTCGACCTGCAGGGGCACCGCAACGACGTACAAGACCTCGCTGCGCTCATTTCCCCGCAGGTCGCCGCCTACATCACGGCCAACAGTTCGTGTACGAGTCTGTCGGCCGCCCGTCCCGGCTAG
- a CDS encoding amidase has protein sequence MPELPDLTAVELVARYRAGTLSPVEVTEAVLARIEAREPELHALYAYDPSGAREDAKASEGRWHAGEPLGPIDGVPLTLKENIATRGTPVPLGTAATALEPAPEDAPAGARVRESGGVLLGKTTMPDYGMLTSGLSSFHTASRNPWDTTRTPGGSSAGAGSAAAAGYGPLHVGTDIGGSIRLPAGWCGLVGLKPSFGRVPVDPPFLGRVAGPMTRTVADTALLMSVLSGVDGRDHLSLPPSSLAWTSLPGEVKGLRIGLHLDPGVGLPVLPETIAAVTEAARVFEAAGAVVEPVSPFLRREMLDGLDTFWRVRAWSDMSALPEERRAKVLPYIADWAAGGADVSGVDAYRGFAQIDAIAVATLRATEPFDVVLSPTCPVSAPPAEWPSPTNDPRRPFEHIAFTVPYNMSGQPAVSINCGYASDDQPIGLQLSGRRFADLDVLRAAAAYESLRPTPRPWP, from the coding sequence GTGCCGGAGTTGCCTGATCTGACCGCTGTCGAACTTGTCGCGCGGTACCGTGCCGGGACACTGTCGCCGGTCGAAGTCACCGAAGCCGTCCTCGCCCGCATCGAGGCACGCGAACCCGAACTGCACGCGCTCTACGCGTATGACCCGAGTGGCGCCCGCGAAGACGCGAAAGCGTCCGAAGGCCGTTGGCACGCCGGGGAACCGCTCGGCCCGATCGACGGCGTTCCCTTGACGCTCAAGGAGAACATCGCGACCCGCGGCACCCCGGTCCCGCTCGGCACGGCCGCCACCGCGCTGGAACCCGCGCCCGAAGACGCCCCGGCGGGCGCTCGCGTGCGCGAATCCGGCGGTGTCCTGCTGGGCAAGACGACCATGCCGGACTACGGGATGCTGACGTCCGGGCTGTCGAGTTTCCACACCGCGTCGCGGAATCCGTGGGACACCACGCGCACGCCCGGCGGTTCCAGCGCCGGTGCCGGTTCGGCGGCCGCCGCGGGTTACGGCCCGCTGCACGTCGGCACCGACATCGGCGGCTCGATCCGGCTGCCCGCCGGCTGGTGCGGCCTGGTCGGGCTGAAGCCGAGTTTCGGCCGGGTGCCGGTGGATCCGCCGTTCCTCGGCCGCGTCGCCGGGCCGATGACGCGGACCGTTGCCGACACCGCGCTGCTGATGAGCGTTCTGTCCGGTGTGGACGGTCGCGACCACCTTTCGCTGCCGCCCTCGTCGCTCGCTTGGACTTCGTTGCCGGGCGAGGTCAAGGGACTGCGGATCGGGCTCCACCTCGACCCGGGTGTCGGTCTTCCGGTGCTGCCGGAGACGATCGCCGCCGTCACCGAAGCCGCACGCGTCTTCGAGGCCGCGGGTGCCGTCGTCGAGCCGGTTTCGCCGTTCCTGCGCCGGGAAATGCTCGACGGCCTCGACACTTTCTGGCGCGTCCGTGCCTGGTCGGACATGTCGGCCCTGCCCGAAGAGCGCCGCGCGAAGGTCCTGCCGTACATCGCCGACTGGGCCGCCGGCGGCGCCGACGTCAGCGGTGTCGACGCCTACCGCGGTTTCGCGCAGATCGACGCCATCGCCGTCGCGACCCTGCGCGCGACCGAACCTTTCGACGTCGTCCTGTCACCGACCTGCCCGGTCTCGGCCCCGCCCGCCGAATGGCCCTCGCCGACCAACGACCCGCGCCGCCCGTTCGAGCACATCGCGTTCACCGTGCCGTACAACATGTCCGGCCAGCCCGCTGTCTCGATCAACTGCGGCTACGCGAGCGACGACCAACCCATCGGTCTCCAGCTCAGCGGCCGCCGCTTCGCCGACCTCGACGTCCTTCGCGCCGCTGCCGCCTACGAATCCCTTCGCCCCACTCCGCGCCCCTGGCCCTGA
- a CDS encoding SDR family NAD(P)-dependent oxidoreductase, with protein MSYENLFRLDGKRAVVLGGGSGIGREAAKALAAHGAEVIVADRDVAAAKETGVGESYEIDLLSDGAVARAAAELGEIDIVVLTAATNVRKRLLEYSREEFDRVIALNLGATFEVVRAFGAGMVERGRGSIIGFSSIRGTTVEPGQGPYAATKAGLVQLFRTAAAEFGPAGVRVNAIAPGVVETPLTAQIKANPGWYDAYATKGALGRWARPDELAGAVVYLASDASSFVTGSVLAVDGGWTAVDGRFEPPAT; from the coding sequence GTGAGCTATGAGAACCTGTTCCGGCTCGACGGAAAGCGAGCCGTCGTCCTCGGCGGTGGCAGCGGGATCGGCCGCGAAGCCGCGAAGGCGCTGGCCGCGCACGGCGCCGAAGTGATCGTCGCGGACCGCGATGTCGCCGCCGCCAAGGAAACCGGCGTGGGCGAGTCGTACGAGATCGACCTGCTCTCGGACGGTGCGGTCGCGCGGGCGGCGGCGGAACTCGGCGAGATCGACATCGTGGTGCTGACCGCCGCGACCAACGTGCGCAAACGGCTGCTGGAATATTCGCGCGAGGAATTCGACCGGGTGATCGCGCTGAACCTAGGCGCGACCTTCGAGGTCGTCCGCGCGTTCGGCGCCGGGATGGTCGAGCGGGGGCGGGGGAGCATCATCGGGTTCTCGTCGATCCGTGGCACCACCGTCGAGCCGGGGCAAGGACCGTACGCGGCGACGAAAGCCGGGCTGGTGCAGCTGTTCCGCACGGCCGCGGCGGAGTTCGGCCCGGCCGGGGTACGGGTCAACGCGATCGCGCCCGGCGTCGTCGAGACTCCGCTGACAGCGCAGATCAAGGCGAATCCGGGCTGGTACGACGCGTACGCGACCAAAGGCGCGCTCGGCCGATGGGCGCGTCCGGACGAACTCGCGGGCGCCGTCGTCTATCTGGCCTCGGACGCGTCGTCGTTCGTCACCGGCTCCGTGCTGGCGGTGGACGGCGGCTGGACCGCGGTCGACGGCCGCTTCGAACCGCCCGCGACGTAA